A genomic region of Methanomassiliicoccus sp. contains the following coding sequences:
- a CDS encoding pyridoxamine 5'-phosphate oxidase family protein: MSRVMRRRGQELPEEECGEILRSCSTGVLGLMGADDYPYAVPLNYVYGDGRIYFHCAQEGHKMDCIRNDCRVSFCVVQRDKVVPKAFATDYRSVIVFGRARIVTDDLDRRQALERLNEKYSPEFPEEGHKEIEKCGGRVCIIEVEIEHMSGKQAIRSVREQGQG; encoded by the coding sequence ATGTCCAGAGTGATGAGGCGTAGGGGGCAGGAGCTCCCGGAAGAGGAATGCGGAGAGATCCTCAGGTCATGTTCCACAGGGGTCCTGGGCCTGATGGGGGCGGACGACTATCCGTACGCCGTACCCCTCAACTACGTCTACGGAGACGGCAGAATCTACTTCCACTGCGCCCAGGAGGGGCACAAGATGGACTGCATCCGGAACGACTGCAGGGTCTCTTTCTGCGTTGTGCAGAGGGATAAGGTTGTCCCCAAGGCGTTCGCCACCGACTACCGCAGCGTCATAGTGTTCGGTAGGGCGAGGATCGTGACGGACGATCTGGACCGTCGACAGGCCTTGGAGCGGCTGAACGAGAAGTACTCCCCCGAGTTCCCCGAGGAAGGACACAAGGAGATCGAGAAGTGCGGGGGCAGGGTCTGCATCATTGAGGTAGAGATCGAGCACATGTCGGGCAAGCAGGCCATAAGGAGCGTTAGAGAGCAGGGGCAAGGATGA
- a CDS encoding translation initiation factor IF-2 subunit beta — MPDDDYLSLLERAKVSLPETIEKHERFKVPEPDIFLEGKITVIRNFSQIIDALRREPDHLLQYLLRELGTPGQIEGQRLVLKAKLTPAQVTDRIMNYTETFVLCSECGKPDTRINKEGRILILECEACGAHRPVNVRKSTRGAEKEGIKEGGVYEVMVEDVGRKGDGVAKLDKYIIYVPGAAKGTRLKVKIQKISGNVAFSVPAPDAQLS, encoded by the coding sequence ATGCCTGATGACGATTATCTATCACTGCTCGAGCGTGCCAAAGTGAGCCTTCCCGAGACCATAGAGAAGCACGAGAGGTTCAAGGTGCCGGAGCCGGACATCTTTCTAGAGGGAAAGATCACCGTGATCCGCAACTTCTCTCAGATCATCGATGCTTTGCGGCGGGAGCCGGACCACCTGCTGCAGTACCTTTTGAGGGAGCTGGGAACGCCTGGCCAGATCGAGGGACAGAGGCTGGTATTGAAGGCCAAGCTCACCCCCGCCCAGGTGACCGACCGCATCATGAACTACACCGAGACCTTCGTCCTCTGTTCGGAGTGTGGAAAGCCTGACACCCGCATCAACAAGGAGGGACGCATCCTTATCCTGGAATGCGAGGCATGCGGTGCGCACCGCCCGGTCAACGTGAGGAAGTCCACCCGAGGGGCCGAGAAGGAAGGCATCAAGGAAGGTGGGGTGTACGAGGTCATGGTCGAGGACGTCGGCCGCAAGGGCGATGGCGTGGCCAAGCTGGACAAGTACATCATCTATGTCCCGGGCGCAGCCAAGGGAACGAGGCTTAAGGTGAAGATCCAGAAGATCTCCGGAAACGTGGCCTTCTCGGTCCCCGCCCCCGATGCCCAGCTGAGCTAG
- a CDS encoding MFS transporter has protein sequence MPFFNTATLGRTSRQYILAMSLVNLSLLVFQAYFIFYLQESGLSYLQMSIIYSVNLAFCAFLSLPMGNIADRYGRRRALATGIAVTAGSMLIYAFTRNFTAFLIAEVFWAIGWALVNGSNEAWVYDRLRKEGRAAEGSLAFTAMMSISYVLGVVAGIIASALVTISLNMPFLGAAIIAIVCAVMVWRSLEENYGMETVALRTILGECLRYYRNHVSLQMLTVAETCRYTAGTIYLFLYQPYLVTIGLGTDMLGIYFSILMLCSATGAFLAPRASSRIGYHRVMVLSSGGLLTGFTLLAMGPSLEVSCFLFALCGLSYGLGWPPLMVWRNDLVPDRIRASALSLFASFTYLAGAAMTTILGGLLDATSPLMGFLFAAAIALFSVPLYLGAFRRSGTAPSSS, from the coding sequence ATGCCCTTCTTCAACACCGCCACATTGGGAAGGACATCGAGGCAGTACATCCTAGCCATGAGCCTGGTGAACCTGTCGCTGCTGGTTTTCCAGGCCTACTTCATCTTCTACCTGCAGGAGAGCGGCCTCAGCTACCTGCAGATGAGCATCATCTATTCCGTGAACCTCGCCTTCTGCGCATTTCTGAGCCTTCCCATGGGCAACATCGCCGACCGTTATGGGAGGAGGAGGGCACTGGCCACCGGAATAGCGGTCACCGCCGGGTCCATGCTCATCTATGCGTTCACCAGGAACTTCACCGCCTTCCTGATCGCCGAGGTCTTCTGGGCCATCGGCTGGGCCCTTGTCAACGGCTCCAACGAGGCCTGGGTGTACGATAGGCTGCGCAAGGAGGGCAGGGCTGCGGAGGGTAGCCTGGCGTTCACCGCCATGATGAGCATCTCCTATGTCCTGGGGGTCGTGGCCGGCATCATCGCCTCCGCTCTGGTGACGATCTCGTTGAACATGCCGTTCCTGGGAGCGGCCATCATCGCCATCGTCTGCGCGGTCATGGTCTGGAGGAGCCTGGAGGAGAACTACGGAATGGAAACGGTGGCTCTGCGCACCATCCTCGGGGAGTGCCTTCGATATTATAGGAATCATGTCAGCCTGCAGATGCTGACCGTGGCGGAGACCTGCCGCTACACAGCTGGCACCATCTATCTTTTCCTTTACCAACCCTATCTGGTGACGATCGGCCTGGGCACGGACATGCTGGGTATTTACTTCTCCATCCTCATGCTCTGCAGCGCCACCGGAGCGTTCCTCGCCCCACGCGCATCATCGAGGATCGGCTACCACCGGGTGATGGTCCTATCCAGCGGAGGCCTGCTCACCGGTTTCACGCTTTTGGCGATGGGGCCGTCCCTCGAGGTGTCCTGCTTCCTGTTCGCCCTGTGCGGGCTCTCCTACGGCCTGGGATGGCCCCCGCTGATGGTGTGGCGCAACGACCTCGTCCCCGATCGCATTCGGGCCTCTGCCCTGTCCCTGTTCGCCTCCTTCACGTACCTGGCGGGGGCGGCCATGACCACCATTCTCGGCGGTCTGTTGGATGCGACCTCGCCCCTGATGGGGTTCCTGTTCGCGGCCGCCATCGCCCTGTTCTCGGTGCCCCTGTATCTGGGGGCCTTCCGCAGGTCCGGGACGGCCCCTTCCAGTTCCTGA
- a CDS encoding MerR family transcriptional regulator codes for MTNELLAIGSFSILTRLTPKALRYYEEKGLLMPARKEITGYRFYSFEQVSRGLLLQRLSGLGFGIQEMKAIVDVIDGRSDRSVISPIIEAKIADVRGRVEELEGIRKVLERNDLERILDMSQDIPKVVDIAPMRVVTKRDKGAYGEVIPRLLGEVYQAVVAQPQARLVGPPFTIYHSMGSCDVDADMEVGAPVTGPVVAENGLEVRTLVGGRAVTAVHRGVYETVGEAWTRVLNYIQENGYRPTGPAREFYLNDPEVTPTQELLTEVQLPVE; via the coding sequence ATGACCAACGAGCTTCTCGCCATTGGCAGCTTCTCTATCCTCACCAGGCTGACGCCCAAGGCGCTACGCTACTATGAGGAGAAAGGGCTGCTGATGCCTGCCAGGAAGGAGATCACCGGCTACCGCTTCTATAGCTTCGAGCAGGTATCCCGGGGACTTCTCCTTCAGCGATTGTCCGGTCTGGGCTTCGGGATACAGGAGATGAAGGCCATAGTCGATGTCATCGACGGACGATCGGATCGCTCCGTTATCAGCCCGATCATCGAGGCCAAGATCGCAGACGTTAGGGGGCGGGTGGAGGAGCTCGAGGGGATCAGGAAGGTCCTGGAGAGAAATGATCTGGAGAGGATATTGGATATGAGCCAGGACATACCGAAGGTTGTGGACATAGCCCCCATGAGGGTGGTTACTAAGAGAGATAAGGGAGCGTACGGCGAGGTCATCCCGCGACTTCTAGGAGAGGTCTATCAGGCGGTCGTAGCGCAGCCCCAGGCGCGTTTGGTGGGGCCTCCGTTCACGATCTACCATTCCATGGGCTCGTGCGACGTGGATGCCGACATGGAGGTAGGTGCTCCGGTGACTGGACCGGTTGTGGCCGAGAATGGGCTGGAGGTCCGGACCCTTGTTGGTGGTCGAGCCGTTACGGCCGTCCACCGAGGGGTCTATGAGACGGTCGGGGAGGCTTGGACGAGGGTGCTCAATTACATCCAGGAGAACGGCTATAGGCCGACCGGCCCCGCCCGGGAGTTCTACCTGAACGACCCAGAGGTCACACCGACGCAGGAGCTACTGACCGAAGTGCAGCTGCCCGTGGAGTGA
- a CDS encoding phosphoesterase: protein MKFLVLSDIHGREKVASWALRLANEHGVDAYLVLGDITHFGPAAWASEFLSRLDRPAYAIPGNCDPLEVCSEIERHATLLHARKVMVKGESFIGLGGSNPTIFETPFELEEVDIESALRPLMEKGAVMVLHAPPLGFNDRIPSGMHVGSEAILKLVKEYRPKAVLSGHIHEDRGIMESDGTVFMNPGAAKDGCSGLMEIDEGVRMTLLDPITD, encoded by the coding sequence ATGAAGTTCCTGGTCCTTTCTGACATTCATGGCAGGGAAAAGGTGGCCTCCTGGGCCCTGCGTCTGGCGAACGAGCACGGCGTGGACGCCTACCTCGTGCTGGGGGACATAACGCACTTCGGTCCGGCAGCATGGGCCTCCGAGTTCCTATCCCGTCTCGATCGCCCCGCCTACGCCATACCTGGGAACTGCGATCCGCTCGAGGTATGTTCTGAGATCGAGAGGCACGCGACGCTCCTGCACGCAAGGAAGGTAATGGTGAAAGGTGAATCGTTCATCGGCCTTGGTGGTTCTAATCCCACCATATTCGAGACGCCCTTCGAGCTGGAGGAGGTGGATATCGAGAGCGCCCTTAGGCCTTTGATGGAGAAGGGCGCGGTGATGGTGCTGCACGCTCCTCCCCTGGGCTTCAACGACAGGATCCCCTCGGGAATGCATGTCGGCAGCGAGGCCATCCTCAAGCTGGTGAAGGAGTACCGACCCAAAGCGGTGCTCTCGGGCCACATCCACGAGGACCGTGGCATCATGGAGAGCGATGGCACGGTGTTCATGAACCCCGGCGCCGCCAAGGACGGTTGCTCAGGCCTCATGGAGATCGACGAAGGGGTACGGATGACCCTGCTGGACCCGATCACGGATTGA
- a CDS encoding methylamine methyltransferase corrinoid protein reductive activase, which translates to MQAISLDIGTSGIRGQLLDVERRKVLRTVITSHNPLPGANVMDHLDFAIERGPDLAHEVLLGAVRQVIRSLVPDRWERLTVCGNPIQLSLFEGIEVRDLAYAGRNYLESRGIVAPDRRGHSFQGDVVGLDPKVEVMVPPAIRHEIGADALAMMIKSGFLDDDMCMVTDYGTNAEMAIKVGDRVLTGSAAAGPAIEGQQISAGMLASPGAISDLTAIPEGWQTMVLNKELEPCAGAKLSLRGNTLKLHGRRAQGITGTGVIAVVFAGLEAERIVLPCIVGGGISLDRNIKFTTADLLEAGKAIGAIRAGHMTLLEEAGMDPGDLGTMYMAGASGTYVDARKAQAVGMVPASAKRLVQIGNTSLELAKDLALDPEILDRLNSMTKELLAHHIMFASSPTFSDIYVQELAYWTEGMPRDAYERNLSNLGIRTVTPPAEGVAVERRVLTDIWDVGEGLTMIDPGVFLSGTWSCDLCLRCMQACPEKALRYAEGRFLVDAGRCLGTACRRCEETCPQKVFSYAGLSLEGPSDDH; encoded by the coding sequence ATGCAGGCAATATCGCTGGACATAGGGACGAGCGGCATAAGGGGACAGCTGCTGGACGTTGAGAGAAGGAAGGTCCTCCGGACCGTGATCACCTCGCACAATCCTCTTCCCGGGGCCAACGTCATGGACCATCTGGACTTCGCCATCGAGAGGGGGCCGGACCTTGCGCACGAGGTGCTTCTGGGGGCTGTCCGCCAGGTGATCCGCTCCCTGGTACCGGACCGCTGGGAGCGCCTGACGGTTTGCGGTAACCCCATACAGCTCTCCCTCTTCGAGGGCATAGAGGTCAGGGACCTGGCATATGCCGGCCGCAATTACCTGGAGTCCCGGGGCATCGTCGCGCCGGACCGCAGGGGGCACTCGTTCCAGGGGGACGTGGTGGGACTGGACCCCAAGGTGGAGGTCATGGTTCCACCGGCGATACGCCATGAGATCGGTGCCGATGCCCTCGCGATGATGATCAAGTCCGGGTTCCTCGACGACGACATGTGCATGGTCACCGACTACGGGACCAACGCGGAGATGGCCATAAAGGTCGGTGACCGTGTGCTCACCGGCTCCGCAGCAGCAGGGCCAGCCATCGAGGGGCAGCAGATCTCCGCGGGTATGCTCGCCTCCCCCGGGGCCATCAGCGACCTCACCGCCATACCCGAAGGGTGGCAGACAATGGTGCTGAACAAGGAGCTGGAACCTTGCGCCGGAGCAAAGCTGAGCCTACGCGGTAACACCCTCAAGCTGCATGGCCGCAGGGCCCAGGGGATCACCGGGACGGGCGTCATCGCGGTGGTGTTCGCGGGGCTGGAGGCTGAGAGGATCGTGCTTCCATGCATCGTCGGTGGAGGGATCTCCCTGGACCGCAACATAAAGTTCACCACAGCGGACCTGCTGGAGGCTGGCAAGGCGATCGGTGCCATCCGGGCAGGGCATATGACGCTGTTGGAGGAGGCAGGCATGGACCCTGGTGATCTGGGGACGATGTACATGGCCGGGGCCAGCGGCACCTATGTCGACGCCAGGAAGGCCCAGGCCGTAGGGATGGTGCCAGCTTCGGCCAAGAGGCTGGTGCAGATCGGGAACACCTCGCTGGAGCTGGCCAAAGACCTGGCCCTGGACCCGGAGATACTGGACCGCCTGAACTCCATGACCAAGGAGCTGTTGGCGCATCACATCATGTTCGCCTCCTCCCCCACGTTCAGCGACATCTACGTGCAGGAGCTGGCATACTGGACCGAGGGCATGCCCCGGGACGCCTACGAGCGCAACCTCTCAAACCTGGGGATTAGGACAGTAACCCCTCCGGCAGAAGGGGTTGCGGTGGAGAGGCGAGTGCTCACGGATATCTGGGACGTGGGTGAGGGACTCACCATGATAGACCCCGGGGTCTTCCTTAGCGGTACCTGGTCATGCGATCTCTGCCTGCGGTGCATGCAGGCCTGCCCGGAGAAGGCGTTAAGATACGCCGAAGGGCGGTTCCTGGTGGATGCGGGCCGGTGCCTGGGGACCGCCTGCCGCCGCTGCGAGGAGACGTGTCCTCAGAAGGTGTTCTCCTACGCTGGGTTGAGCCTCGAGGGACCCTCAGATGATCATTGA